DNA from Streptomyces luteogriseus:
CACTCCTCGTCGTGGTACGTCACGTACTCCGGGGCGGACAGGGCCCAGGGGCAGCGCAGCGCGCCGTCCGGGCCGGCCAGGGCGGTGCCGTCGCTCACGGCCGGTCCTCCTGCCGCTTGTCCATGGACACGTGGTTCTCCCCGGAGGCGTGCACGGGCCCCTGGGCGGCGGCCGACCGGGCACCGGCCAGGGCCGACTCCAGGTCGGCGATGCGGGCGTCGCGCTCGGCGAGCTCGGCGCCCAGGCGGCTGAGGGCGTCGTCCACGTCCGCCATGCGGTAGCCGCGGGCGGCGAGCGGGAAGCGCAGGCCCTCCACGTCCGCGCGGTCGACCGGGCGGTCCGGGGGGAGCGGGTCCCGCAGCCGCTCGGGGGCGGCCTCGGGCAGCGGGCTGTTCTCGCCGCCGCCCACGACGGCGAGGGTCACCGCGCCGACCACGACGGCGAGCGCGACGACCAGGAACAGGAACATAACCATCGCGGGGCCCCCACGGTCGGATGGATCGGACTCCCCGGGAGTCCTCC
Protein-coding regions in this window:
- a CDS encoding DivIVA domain-containing protein, which produces MVMFLFLVVALAVVVGAVTLAVVGGGENSPLPEAAPERLRDPLPPDRPVDRADVEGLRFPLAARGYRMADVDDALSRLGAELAERDARIADLESALAGARSAAAQGPVHASGENHVSMDKRQEDRP